Proteins encoded together in one Chelonoidis abingdonii isolate Lonesome George chromosome 1, CheloAbing_2.0, whole genome shotgun sequence window:
- the HTR1F gene encoding 5-hydroxytryptamine receptor 1F translates to MDPINSTEQNYTSEELFKTVTSKILVSFTLSVLALMTTAINSLVMTAIIVTKKLHHPANYLICSLAVTDFLVAILVMPFSIVYIVKETWIMGQIMCDVWLSVDIMCCTCSILHLSAIALDRYRAITDAVEYARKRTPKHAGIMIAVVWIISIFISMPPLFWRHQTTSKDDECIIKHDHIAFTIYCTFGAFYIPLALILILYYKIYKAAKTFHRRSVSRIVREEVNGQVLLEPSERSTKLALTHCTTDKTSDPSADLDKIHITLRSPKSESKQEKTWKKQRISSTRERKAATTLGLILGAFVICWLPFFVKEVVVNTCARCHMSEEMSNFLTWLGYINSLINPLIYTIFNEDFKKAFQKLVQCKQ, encoded by the coding sequence ATGGATCCCATAAACTCAACTGAACAAAATTACACATCAGAAGAACTATTTAAAACAGTGACATCAAAGATTCTTGTTTCATTTACTCTTTCTGTGCTGGCATTAATGACAACGGCCATCAATTCTCTAGTGATGACTGCAATAATTGTGACAAAGAAGCTCCATCACCCTGCCAACTATTTAATCTGTTCCCTTGCAGTGACTGATTTTCTAGTTGCAATCCTAGTGATGCCCTTCAGCATTGTGTATATTGTGAAGGAGACTTGGATCATGGGACAAATAATGTGTGACGTTTGGCTGAGCGTTGACATTATGTGCTGTACCTGCTCTATTTTGCATCTCTCTGCTATTGCTTTGGATCGGTACCGAGCAATCACAGATGCTGTGGAGTATGCCAGGAAAAGAACACCAAAACATGCAGGCATCATGATTGCAGTGGTATGGATCATATCCATTTTTATCTCCATGCCTCCTTTGTTCTGGCGACACCAGACAACCAGCAAGGATGATGAATGCATCATCAAACACGACCACATAGCTTTCACTATTTACTGCACATTTGGAGCCTTTTACATCCCACTAGCATTGATTCTGATCCTTTATTATAAAATCTATAAAGCAGCAAAGACATTTCACAGAAGGAGCGTAAGCCGCATTGTAAGAGAGGAAGTAAATGGACAAGTCCTCTTGGAACCGAGTGAGAGAAGCACCAAATTGGCTTTGACGCACTGCACAACAGATAAAACATCTGATCCCTCAGCAGACTTGGATAAAATCCATATCACATTGCGAAGCCCTAAGTCAGAGTCCAAGCAAGAGAAAACCTGGAAAAAACAAAGAATCTCTAGCACAAGAGAACGAAAGGCAGCAACTACCCTGGGCTTGATTTTGGGTGCATTTGTGATCTGCTGGCTGCCATTTTTTGTAAAAGAAGTTGTTGTTAACACCTGTGCAAGATGTCACATGTCAGAAGAAATGTCCAATTTCCTCACATGGCTGGGATACATCAATTCTCTTATTAACCCACTAATCTATACAATCTTTAATGAAGACTTCAAGAAAGCATTTCAGAAGCTTGTGCAATGCAAGCAATGA